The following coding sequences lie in one Vibrio sp. BS-M-Sm-2 genomic window:
- a CDS encoding accessory factor UbiK family protein, whose product MFDPKKLEQIAKQIHDSMPQPVKELGSDVDQKVRQVIQGQLNKLDVVSREEFDVQTQVLLRTRQKLTEMEQKLADLEAKFADK is encoded by the coding sequence ATGTTTGATCCAAAAAAATTAGAGCAGATTGCTAAGCAGATCCACGATTCTATGCCTCAACCAGTAAAAGAGCTTGGTTCAGACGTAGACCAAAAAGTTCGCCAGGTTATCCAAGGCCAGCTAAACAAGCTAGACGTTGTGAGCCGTGAAGAGTTTGATGTTCAAACACAAGTACTGCTTCGCACTCGCCAAAAGCTAACTGAAATGGAACAGAAGCTAGCAGATCTAGAAGCTAAGTTTGCTGACAAGTAA
- a CDS encoding TrkH family potassium uptake protein yields the protein MQFRSIIRIVGLLLALFSVSMLAPALVALIYRDGAGVPFVTTFFVLLFCGATCWFPNRRYKHELKARDGFLIVVLFWTVIGSAGALPFLIADNPNVSVTDAFFESFSALTTTGATVIVGLDDLPKAILFYRQFLQWFGGMGIIVLAVAILPVLGIGGMQLYRAEIPGPVKDSKMTPRIAETAKALWYIYLSLTIACAVAFWLAGMSFFDAISHSFSTIAIGGFSTHDASMGYFNSPAINMITVVFLLISACNYSLHFAAFASGGVHPKYYWKDPEFRAFIFIQAVLFLVCFLLLLNHHSYDSYYDAFDQALFQTVSISTTAGFTTTGFSEWPLFLPVLLLFSSFIGGCAGSTGGGMKVIRILLLTLQGAREMKRLVHPRAVYTIKVGGSALPQRVVDAVWGFFSAYALVFVVCMLALIATGMDELSAFSAVAATLNNLGPGLGEVAMHFGDVNDKAKWVLIVSMLFGRLEIFTLLILLTPTFWRS from the coding sequence ATGCAATTTCGCTCAATTATTCGAATCGTCGGATTATTATTAGCACTTTTTAGTGTATCAATGCTCGCGCCTGCGCTCGTCGCACTGATCTATCGAGATGGTGCGGGTGTGCCATTTGTGACGACCTTTTTTGTTCTCTTATTCTGTGGAGCAACCTGCTGGTTTCCAAACCGGCGTTATAAGCATGAATTGAAAGCGCGTGATGGCTTCTTGATTGTTGTTTTATTCTGGACGGTAATCGGTAGTGCTGGTGCGCTGCCGTTTTTGATCGCCGATAACCCCAATGTGTCGGTAACCGATGCTTTCTTCGAATCCTTTTCTGCATTAACAACCACGGGCGCGACCGTTATTGTCGGCCTCGATGATCTGCCTAAGGCGATTCTGTTTTACCGCCAGTTCCTGCAATGGTTTGGTGGTATGGGTATCATCGTATTGGCGGTAGCCATCCTTCCGGTTCTGGGCATCGGTGGTATGCAGCTATATCGTGCAGAAATCCCGGGCCCTGTAAAAGACAGTAAGATGACTCCGCGTATTGCTGAAACGGCAAAAGCGCTTTGGTACATCTATCTGAGTCTAACGATTGCTTGTGCGGTGGCGTTTTGGCTTGCAGGGATGAGCTTTTTTGATGCTATAAGTCATAGCTTCTCTACTATTGCGATTGGTGGCTTCTCGACTCACGATGCGAGTATGGGCTATTTCAACAGCCCTGCTATCAACATGATTACGGTCGTGTTCCTTCTTATCTCTGCGTGTAACTATTCGCTTCACTTTGCTGCATTTGCTTCTGGTGGTGTGCATCCTAAGTATTATTGGAAAGATCCTGAATTCCGCGCCTTTATCTTTATTCAAGCAGTCTTGTTCTTAGTTTGTTTCTTATTACTGCTTAATCACCACTCTTATGACTCGTATTACGATGCTTTTGATCAAGCCTTGTTCCAAACGGTGTCTATTTCAACAACCGCAGGCTTCACCACCACAGGTTTCTCTGAGTGGCCGTTATTCTTACCTGTGCTGCTCCTGTTCTCTTCTTTTATAGGGGGCTGTGCAGGTTCAACGGGTGGCGGTATGAAAGTCATTCGAATATTACTGCTTACCTTGCAAGGTGCTCGTGAAATGAAGCGCCTTGTCCACCCGCGAGCTGTCTATACCATCAAGGTTGGCGGTTCGGCACTACCACAGCGTGTCGTCGATGCGGTTTGGGGCTTCTTCTCTGCATACGCATTGGTTTTTGTGGTTTGTATGTTGGCTCTGATTGCAACTGGTATGGATGAGCTGAGTGCTTTCTCTGCCGTAGCGGCAACATTGAATAACCTTGGCCCGGGCTTAGGTGAAGTGGCAATGCACTTCGGCGATGTGAATGACAAGGCTAAGTGGGTGTTGATCGTATCTATGCTGTTTGGTCGTTTAGAGATATTCACCTTATTAATTTTATTGACCCCTACGTTTTGGCGTAGCTAA
- the ilvC gene encoding ketol-acid reductoisomerase: MANYFNTLNLREQLDQLGRCRFMDREEFATEAEYLEGKKIVIVGCGAQGLNQGLNMRDSGLDVSYALRQAAIDEKRQSFKNADENGFVVGSYETLIPQADLVINLTPDKQHTNVVETVMPLMKEGAALGYSHGFNVVEEGMQLRSDLTVVMVAPKCPGSEVREEYKRGFGVPTLIAVHPENDPKGEGWDIAKAWAAGTGGHRAGCLESSFVAEVKSDLMGEQTILCGMLQAGSIVSYEKMIADGIEPGYAGKLLQYGWETITEALKFGGVTHMMDRLSNPAKVKAFELSEELKDLMRPLYNKHMDDIISGHFSSTMMADWANDDVNLLGWREETGETAFENYPASDVEISEQEYFDNGILMVAMVRAGVELAFEAMTASGIIDESAYYESLHELPLIANTVARKRLYEMNVVISDTAEYGNYLFANVATPLLREKFMPSVATDVIGRGLGETSNQVDNAKLIEVNEAIRNHPVEYIGEELRSYMSDMKRIAVGG, encoded by the coding sequence ATGGCTAACTATTTCAATACATTAAACCTTCGTGAACAACTAGACCAATTAGGTCGTTGCCGCTTTATGGATCGTGAAGAATTTGCGACAGAAGCTGAATATCTTGAAGGTAAGAAAATCGTAATTGTTGGTTGTGGTGCTCAAGGCCTAAACCAAGGTCTAAACATGCGTGATTCTGGTCTAGACGTATCTTACGCCCTACGCCAAGCGGCAATTGACGAGAAGCGTCAATCATTCAAAAATGCTGATGAGAACGGCTTTGTTGTGGGTAGCTACGAAACACTAATCCCTCAAGCAGACCTAGTAATCAACCTGACTCCAGACAAGCAACACACAAACGTTGTTGAAACTGTAATGCCTCTAATGAAAGAAGGCGCTGCACTTGGTTACTCTCACGGCTTTAACGTTGTTGAAGAAGGCATGCAATTACGTTCTGACCTTACGGTAGTAATGGTTGCACCTAAGTGTCCTGGTTCTGAAGTTCGCGAAGAGTACAAGCGTGGTTTCGGTGTACCAACACTGATCGCTGTTCACCCAGAAAATGACCCTAAAGGCGAAGGCTGGGATATCGCTAAAGCTTGGGCTGCTGGTACCGGTGGTCACCGTGCAGGTTGCCTAGAGTCTTCTTTCGTAGCGGAAGTTAAATCTGACCTTATGGGCGAGCAAACTATCCTTTGTGGCATGCTACAAGCAGGTTCTATCGTATCTTACGAGAAGATGATTGCTGACGGCATTGAACCAGGTTACGCAGGCAAGCTTCTACAATACGGTTGGGAAACAATCACTGAAGCACTTAAGTTCGGTGGCGTAACTCACATGATGGATCGTCTATCTAACCCAGCTAAAGTTAAAGCGTTTGAGCTTTCGGAAGAGCTTAAAGACCTAATGCGTCCGCTTTACAACAAGCATATGGATGACATCATTTCTGGTCATTTCTCTAGCACTATGATGGCTGACTGGGCGAACGATGATGTGAACCTACTAGGCTGGCGTGAAGAAACAGGCGAAACTGCATTCGAAAACTACCCAGCTTCTGACGTAGAAATCTCAGAGCAAGAGTACTTCGATAACGGTATTCTTATGGTTGCTATGGTTCGTGCCGGTGTTGAGCTAGCATTCGAAGCTATGACTGCATCAGGTATCATCGATGAGTCTGCTTACTACGAATCTCTACATGAGCTTCCACTAATCGCAAACACAGTTGCTCGTAAGCGTCTGTACGAAATGAACGTAGTAATCTCTGATACAGCTGAGTACGGTAACTACCTATTCGCTAACGTAGCAACACCGCTATTACGTGAGAAGTTCATGCCTTCAGTTGCAACTGACGTAATCGGTCGTGGTCTAGGTGAAACATCTAACCAAGTAGATAACGCTAAACTAATCGAAGTTAACGAAGCTATCCGTAACCACCCTGTAGAGTACATTGGTGAAGAGCTACGTAGCTACATGAGCGACATGAAACGTATCGCTGTAGGCGGTTAA
- a CDS encoding multidrug efflux RND transporter permease subunit, producing the protein MRFTDVFIKRPVLAVSISFLIALLGLQAIFKMQVREYPEMTNTVVTVTTSYYGASADLIQGFITQPLEQAVAQADNIDYMTSSSVLGSSTITVNMKLNTDPNAALSDILAKTNSVRSQLPKEAEDPTVTMSTGSTTAVLYIGFTSDELVSSQITDYLERVINPQLFTVNGVSKVDLYGGMKYALRVWLDPSKMAAVNLTASDVMTVLNANNYQSATGQATGEFVLYNGSADTQVSNTEELENLVVRSGEGEIIRLSDIAKVSLEKSHDVYRASANGQEAVVAAINAAPSANPINIAADVLELLPQLEKNLPSNISMNVMYDSTIAINESIQEVIKTILEAALIVLIVITLFLGSFRAVLIPIVTIPLSLIGVAMVMQAMGFSWNLMTLLAMVLAIGLVVDDAIVVLENVDRHIKLGESPFRAAIIGTREIAVPVIAMTLTLGAVYAPIAMMGGITGSLFKEFALTLAGSVFVSGIVALTLSPMMCSKMLKAHAEPSKFEQKVHGVLDGMTNRYERMLGAVMQHRPVFIGFAIIVFASLPMLFKFIPSELAPSEDKGVIMLMGTAPSNANLDFMQNTMNDVNTILSDQPEVAYAQVFTGVPNANQAFGIASMVPWSEREASQSEVANRVGGLVKDVPGMAVTAFQMPELPGAGSGLPIQFVITTPNSFESLFQITTDILADVSSNPLFVYSDLDLNYDSATMKINIDKDKAGAYGVTMQDIGITLGTMMSDGYVNRIDLNGRSYEVIPQVERKFRLNPESMNNYYVRAADGNAVPLGSLITIDVVAEPRSLPHFNQLNSATIGAVPAPGAAMGDAIAWFEDTAANKLPSGYNHDYMGEARQYVTEGSALYATFGLALAIIFLVLAIQFESLKDPLVIMVSVPLAICGALIALAWGAATMNIYSQVGLITLVGLITKHGILICEVAKEEQLHHHKTRIEAVMEAAKVRLRPILMTTAAMIAGLIPLMYASGAGAAQRFSIGIVIVAGLAIGTLFTLFVLPVIYSYLAEKHKPLPVFVEDKDLEKLARVDEAKAAHRELADNK; encoded by the coding sequence ATGCGCTTTACTGATGTTTTTATTAAACGTCCAGTTCTAGCGGTATCCATCAGCTTTTTGATTGCGCTGCTTGGCTTACAAGCAATTTTCAAAATGCAGGTGCGTGAATACCCTGAAATGACGAATACCGTAGTAACCGTAACCACGAGTTACTACGGTGCAAGTGCCGATCTTATCCAAGGCTTTATCACCCAACCCCTCGAACAGGCTGTGGCGCAAGCGGATAACATCGACTATATGACTTCCTCTTCTGTACTCGGTAGCTCGACGATTACGGTGAACATGAAGTTGAACACCGACCCGAATGCAGCGCTGTCTGACATACTGGCCAAGACAAACTCGGTGCGTTCTCAGCTTCCAAAAGAAGCGGAAGATCCAACCGTAACCATGTCGACTGGTTCAACAACAGCTGTACTCTACATTGGTTTTACTAGTGATGAGTTGGTGTCGAGCCAAATTACCGATTATCTAGAGCGTGTAATTAACCCGCAGCTATTTACGGTAAATGGTGTATCGAAAGTTGACCTATACGGTGGCATGAAATACGCACTACGCGTATGGCTAGACCCGTCAAAAATGGCTGCAGTTAACCTAACTGCTAGTGATGTAATGACGGTATTGAATGCCAACAACTACCAATCGGCTACAGGTCAAGCAACCGGCGAGTTTGTTCTTTATAACGGCAGTGCCGACACGCAAGTATCGAACACTGAAGAATTAGAGAACTTAGTCGTTAGAAGTGGTGAAGGTGAGATTATTCGTCTGTCTGACATCGCTAAGGTTTCTCTAGAGAAAAGCCACGACGTTTACCGTGCAAGTGCAAACGGTCAGGAAGCGGTTGTTGCTGCGATCAATGCGGCACCAAGTGCCAACCCAATCAACATCGCTGCAGATGTACTTGAGCTTCTTCCTCAACTAGAGAAGAACCTACCAAGCAACATCTCTATGAACGTAATGTACGATTCAACTATTGCTATTAACGAGTCAATTCAAGAGGTTATCAAGACAATCCTTGAAGCTGCATTAATCGTATTGATCGTAATCACCTTGTTCTTAGGTTCATTCCGAGCGGTACTGATTCCTATCGTTACTATCCCACTGTCTTTGATTGGTGTGGCAATGGTAATGCAGGCAATGGGTTTCTCTTGGAACCTGATGACACTCCTGGCAATGGTACTCGCCATCGGCTTAGTGGTAGATGATGCGATCGTAGTACTTGAGAACGTCGACCGGCACATCAAGCTCGGGGAGTCCCCTTTCCGTGCGGCAATTATCGGTACCCGTGAAATTGCGGTCCCTGTTATCGCAATGACACTAACGCTAGGTGCGGTATATGCTCCAATCGCAATGATGGGTGGTATCACAGGCTCGCTATTTAAAGAGTTTGCGTTAACCCTAGCAGGTTCGGTTTTCGTGTCAGGTATTGTGGCACTTACGCTATCGCCAATGATGTGTTCAAAAATGCTGAAAGCTCACGCTGAGCCAAGCAAGTTTGAACAGAAAGTTCATGGTGTACTGGATGGTATGACTAACCGTTACGAGCGTATGCTTGGCGCGGTAATGCAGCATCGTCCAGTATTCATTGGCTTTGCTATCATCGTATTTGCAAGTTTGCCGATGTTATTCAAGTTCATCCCTAGTGAATTAGCACCTTCAGAAGATAAGGGTGTAATCATGCTAATGGGTACGGCACCTTCGAATGCGAACTTAGACTTCATGCAAAATACCATGAACGACGTAAACACAATTCTGTCTGACCAGCCAGAAGTAGCGTACGCGCAGGTGTTTACTGGTGTTCCTAATGCAAACCAAGCGTTTGGTATTGCATCTATGGTTCCATGGAGTGAGCGTGAAGCAAGCCAATCAGAAGTAGCAAACCGCGTTGGTGGTTTGGTGAAAGATGTTCCTGGAATGGCGGTAACAGCGTTCCAAATGCCAGAACTACCAGGTGCAGGTTCAGGCCTTCCAATTCAGTTTGTCATTACAACGCCAAACAGTTTTGAAAGCTTGTTCCAAATCACCACTGATATTCTGGCTGATGTATCTTCAAACCCACTGTTTGTATATTCAGATCTCGACCTGAACTACGACTCAGCAACCATGAAGATCAACATCGACAAGGATAAAGCAGGCGCATACGGTGTGACCATGCAAGATATCGGTATCACGCTAGGTACCATGATGTCAGATGGCTACGTCAACCGTATTGACTTGAATGGACGTTCTTACGAGGTAATTCCTCAGGTTGAACGTAAATTCCGTTTGAACCCAGAGTCGATGAACAACTACTACGTTCGAGCAGCTGATGGTAACGCCGTTCCACTAGGCAGTTTAATTACGATTGATGTTGTGGCAGAACCTCGTTCTCTTCCTCACTTCAACCAATTGAACTCAGCGACGATTGGTGCGGTACCTGCACCAGGTGCGGCAATGGGTGATGCAATTGCTTGGTTTGAAGATACAGCAGCAAATAAACTACCAAGTGGCTACAACCACGATTACATGGGTGAAGCGCGCCAATACGTAACTGAAGGTAGCGCACTTTACGCGACCTTTGGTCTAGCACTGGCTATCATCTTCTTGGTACTTGCGATTCAATTCGAATCTCTTAAGGATCCATTGGTTATCATGGTATCTGTACCACTGGCGATCTGTGGTGCTCTAATAGCTCTAGCTTGGGGTGCGGCAACGATGAACATCTACTCGCAGGTAGGTTTGATCACCTTGGTTGGTCTGATTACCAAACACGGTATCTTGATCTGTGAAGTTGCAAAAGAAGAGCAGCTACATCATCACAAGACTCGTATCGAAGCGGTAATGGAAGCTGCGAAGGTTCGTCTTCGTCCAATCCTGATGACAACGGCGGCGATGATCGCAGGTCTAATCCCACTGATGTACGCAAGTGGTGCGGGTGCGGCTCAGCGCTTTAGTATTGGTATCGTAATCGTTGCTGGTTTAGCGATTGGTACTCTCTTCACGCTATTTGTACTGCCCGTGATTTACAGCTACCTGGCTGAAAAACACAAACCTCTACCTGTATTTGTTGAAGACAAAGACCTAGAAAAGCTAGCTCGTGTCGATGAAGCAAAAGCGGCACACAGAGAATTAGCTGATAATAAGTAA
- a CDS encoding YigZ family protein, giving the protein MNEQPYLIPSASALFEEEIKKSVFITHLAHTPSIETAKQFVEQVKKEHSSARHNCWGFAAGRPEDSMKWGFSDDGEPSGTAGKPILAQLSGSGVGELTAVVTRYSGGIKLGTGGLVKAYGGGVQQALKLLQTIEKKITTKLRLELDYGFVPIAQSIMAQHQAVEVQADYGVQVELIIEIELLQVDSFTQTMINKSGAKALVTKVKDN; this is encoded by the coding sequence ATGAATGAACAGCCCTATTTAATACCGTCAGCTTCAGCTCTGTTTGAAGAAGAGATAAAAAAGAGCGTCTTTATTACGCACCTTGCTCATACACCAAGTATAGAAACTGCTAAACAATTCGTAGAGCAGGTAAAAAAAGAGCACTCTTCAGCGCGACATAACTGTTGGGGCTTTGCTGCAGGGCGACCTGAAGACTCGATGAAGTGGGGCTTTAGTGATGATGGCGAACCCTCGGGTACTGCGGGTAAGCCTATCTTGGCGCAACTGTCTGGTTCGGGTGTTGGCGAGTTAACGGCTGTAGTCACTCGCTATTCAGGTGGAATTAAGCTTGGTACTGGTGGTTTAGTTAAGGCTTATGGTGGTGGAGTACAACAAGCTCTCAAGCTGCTTCAAACTATCGAGAAAAAAATAACCACAAAATTACGGCTAGAGTTAGACTATGGCTTTGTGCCGATTGCACAATCCATCATGGCTCAGCATCAGGCTGTTGAAGTCCAAGCGGATTATGGTGTTCAAGTTGAGCTTATTATTGAAATAGAGCTCCTTCAGGTAGATTCGTTTACCCAAACCATGATCAATAAAAGCGGTGCTAAGGCACTGGTAACGAAAGTCAAAGACAACTAG
- a CDS encoding TetR/AcrR family transcriptional regulator translates to MTTHAPQDKRQQILSAAEKLIAEVGFQGLSMQKLAKEAGVAAGTIYRYFDDKDHLIDDVRVLVTQRVADAVQEGVNDSDPIKQRYRTMWLNIWNLAGTNLAAIKNRVQYDSLPITNSLNFRELERKMFAQVELLFNEGKEQGLFKPLDNEVLSGLSLAASVSLARKHSLGFYQLDEAALEAAIEASWDAIIKH, encoded by the coding sequence ATGACAACTCATGCACCTCAGGATAAACGCCAACAAATACTTTCTGCCGCTGAAAAGCTCATTGCCGAGGTCGGCTTTCAAGGCCTTTCAATGCAAAAATTAGCCAAAGAGGCGGGGGTTGCTGCAGGCACTATCTACCGCTACTTCGATGATAAAGACCACTTGATAGATGATGTTCGAGTGCTCGTGACTCAAAGAGTAGCTGATGCTGTTCAAGAAGGGGTTAATGATTCGGATCCAATAAAGCAACGCTATAGAACCATGTGGCTCAACATATGGAACTTAGCAGGAACGAACTTAGCGGCGATCAAAAATCGGGTTCAGTATGACTCACTACCCATAACAAATAGCCTAAACTTCAGGGAACTAGAACGTAAAATGTTTGCCCAAGTTGAGCTGCTATTTAATGAGGGTAAAGAGCAAGGATTGTTTAAACCACTTGATAATGAAGTACTAAGTGGCTTGAGCTTAGCAGCTAGTGTATCTCTAGCGCGAAAGCATTCTTTAGGATTTTACCAACTCGACGAGGCTGCACTAGAAGCTGCAATTGAAGCCAGTTGGGACGCAATAATTAAACACTAG
- the ilvY gene encoding HTH-type transcriptional activator IlvY: protein MNIKSLQLFIHLCDSKSFSKTAAAMHVSPSALSRQIQKLEEETGQELLIRDNRSVDLTPAGKHLLPVALNIVGEWQQYNLHLKGGEQELKGEIRIFCSVTASYSHLPELITEFRAIHPYIEFKLSTGDPAQSIDKILNDEADIAISAKPDILPSRLEFETISDIPLSVIIPSGVSSFSQQLQSDKPNWNEVPFIIPEAGTARERANAWFKKMKIKPNIYAQVSGHEAIVSMVALGCGVGIAPDVVINNSPVRDKVDRLKIEPIKPFELGVCCKRAQLDNPLIRAFWQVAEGKYLTD, encoded by the coding sequence ATGAACATAAAATCTCTACAATTATTTATACATTTATGTGACAGCAAGAGTTTCAGTAAAACCGCTGCTGCTATGCATGTCAGCCCTTCAGCGCTGAGCCGTCAGATACAAAAGCTTGAAGAGGAAACGGGACAAGAGCTGCTTATCAGAGACAACCGCAGTGTTGATCTGACCCCAGCAGGTAAACATCTATTACCTGTGGCATTGAACATCGTTGGCGAATGGCAACAATATAACCTTCATCTGAAGGGCGGAGAACAAGAGCTTAAAGGTGAAATACGTATATTTTGTTCTGTGACAGCTAGCTACAGTCACCTACCTGAACTCATAACCGAATTTAGGGCTATTCATCCGTATATTGAATTTAAGCTCTCTACTGGCGATCCGGCTCAATCCATCGACAAGATCTTAAATGATGAGGCGGATATCGCGATCTCTGCAAAGCCAGACATCCTTCCTTCAAGGCTAGAATTCGAGACCATCAGCGATATACCACTTTCCGTTATCATCCCATCAGGAGTGAGTAGCTTTAGCCAACAACTACAATCTGATAAACCAAACTGGAATGAAGTACCTTTTATCATCCCAGAAGCAGGAACGGCCCGAGAGCGTGCAAACGCATGGTTCAAAAAGATGAAGATAAAACCCAATATTTACGCTCAGGTTTCAGGGCATGAGGCAATCGTGAGCATGGTTGCCCTTGGTTGTGGGGTTGGTATCGCGCCAGATGTGGTCATTAACAACAGTCCAGTAAGAGATAAAGTAGACCGTTTAAAGATAGAACCCATCAAACCGTTTGAATTGGGTGTATGTTGTAAGCGAGCACAATTAGATAACCCTCTAATTCGAGCGTTCTGGCAAGTTGCAGAAGGGAAATATTTAACAGACTAA
- the hemG gene encoding menaquinone-dependent protoporphyrinogen IX dehydrogenase, translating into MAKALFLYSSREGQTKKILNYIKEEMNEFECELQDLHTIGNVDFAQYDRVLIGASIRYGHLNKKLYQFIDANLDQLQSNKVAFFCVNLTARKEDQGKDTPEGSAYIKKFLLKSPWQPTLIGVFAGALYYPRYNWFDKTMIRFIMNMTGGETDTTKEVEYTNWEKVSLFSKKLQDM; encoded by the coding sequence TTGGCAAAAGCTCTATTTTTGTATTCAAGCCGTGAAGGGCAGACCAAGAAAATCTTGAACTATATAAAAGAAGAAATGAATGAGTTCGAATGTGAGCTTCAAGATCTGCACACCATTGGTAATGTCGACTTTGCTCAATACGACAGAGTGTTGATTGGCGCATCTATTCGCTATGGGCATCTCAATAAGAAGCTATATCAGTTCATTGATGCCAACCTTGATCAGCTGCAATCAAATAAGGTTGCCTTCTTTTGCGTTAACTTAACAGCGCGTAAAGAAGACCAAGGAAAAGATACCCCTGAAGGTAGCGCCTATATTAAGAAGTTTCTTCTAAAGTCCCCATGGCAGCCGACTCTAATCGGTGTGTTTGCTGGCGCACTCTATTATCCACGTTATAACTGGTTCGATAAAACCATGATTCGCTTCATTATGAATATGACAGGTGGTGAAACGGATACAACCAAGGAAGTCGAATACACAAACTGGGAAAAAGTCTCTTTATTCTCTAAGAAACTGCAAGATATGTAA
- a CDS encoding efflux RND transporter periplasmic adaptor subunit, which yields MKKWTFFMLLIAVLLFGSVIGFNMFKQQKIAEYMANRPEPEFPVTVTEVQPIDWVPVIEAIGFIEPNQGVTLANETSGVIDQISFGSGTDVKNDQLLVRLDSGVEKANLKSSEARLPAAKAKYKRYQGLFKKGSISKEAYDEAEANYYSLSADIESLKASIERREIRAPFDGTVGIRNVYLGQYLQSGTDIVRLEDTSVMRLRFTVSQTDISRINVGQAVDIFVDAYPETPFEGSISAIEPAVSIQSGLIQVQADIPNNDGKLRSGMFARANIILPKLENQVTLPQTAITFTLYGDNVYILTEEDGVQRVAQHVVKVGERTADIAHILEGVKAGDTVVTSGQVRLSNGAKVKVVESDAITPPSETPKL from the coding sequence ATGAAAAAGTGGACTTTCTTCATGTTACTCATCGCTGTACTACTTTTCGGCAGCGTTATTGGGTTCAACATGTTCAAACAACAAAAAATTGCTGAGTATATGGCCAACCGCCCTGAACCAGAGTTTCCAGTAACAGTGACTGAAGTTCAGCCGATCGACTGGGTTCCAGTGATTGAAGCTATCGGCTTCATCGAACCTAACCAAGGTGTGACACTAGCTAATGAAACTAGCGGTGTTATTGACCAAATCTCTTTTGGTTCAGGAACTGACGTTAAAAATGACCAACTTCTTGTTCGTCTTGATTCTGGCGTAGAAAAAGCCAACTTAAAGAGTTCTGAAGCTCGCCTGCCTGCGGCAAAAGCAAAATACAAACGCTACCAAGGCCTGTTTAAGAAAGGCTCTATTTCAAAAGAAGCATACGATGAAGCAGAGGCAAACTACTACTCTCTATCTGCTGACATTGAAAGCTTAAAAGCATCGATCGAGCGCCGTGAAATTCGTGCACCATTCGACGGTACTGTTGGTATTCGTAACGTATACCTAGGTCAATACCTGCAATCGGGTACAGATATCGTTCGTTTAGAAGATACCAGTGTAATGCGCCTTCGCTTCACGGTTTCTCAAACCGACATCTCTCGTATCAATGTAGGCCAAGCTGTCGACATCTTTGTTGATGCTTACCCAGAAACACCGTTTGAAGGCTCCATTAGTGCAATTGAACCCGCTGTTAGCATCCAAAGTGGTCTTATCCAAGTTCAAGCAGATATTCCAAACAATGATGGCAAACTTCGTAGCGGCATGTTCGCTCGCGCTAACATCATTCTGCCTAAACTAGAGAATCAAGTAACTCTGCCTCAAACAGCGATTACTTTCACTCTATACGGTGACAATGTTTACATCCTGACTGAAGAAGACGGCGTTCAGCGTGTTGCTCAACACGTCGTGAAAGTTGGTGAACGCACAGCAGATATCGCGCACATCCTTGAAGGCGTTAAAGCTGGCGATACGGTTGTAACTTCTGGCCAAGTACGTCTAAGTAACGGCGCCAAAGTTAAGGTTGTTGAAAGTGATGCAATCACTCCACCATCTGAAACACCTAAGCTGTAA